A genome region from Natronobeatus ordinarius includes the following:
- a CDS encoding DUF7344 domain-containing protein — protein sequence MTTVDEVMTLLHERRRRYMLYYLSEQNGPVPVTELVDAVAEMEAEETPIPNGTFDRVEIALTHNHLPEAQTAEFVEYDSTEKVVRLTDEPPAFNAILTVAKVLED from the coding sequence ATGACGACGGTCGACGAGGTCATGACGTTACTCCACGAACGCCGGCGCCGATACATGCTCTATTATCTCTCCGAGCAGAACGGTCCGGTTCCCGTGACCGAACTGGTCGACGCGGTGGCGGAGATGGAGGCCGAGGAGACGCCGATCCCGAACGGAACGTTCGATCGCGTCGAGATTGCACTCACGCACAACCACCTGCCGGAAGCGCAGACCGCGGAGTTCGTCGAATACGATTCCACCGAAAAAGTCGTGCGGCTGACCGACGAACCGCCCGCGTTCAACGCGATCCTCACGGTCGCGAAAGTACTCGAGGACTGA
- a CDS encoding Gfo/Idh/MocA family protein yields MTLDVGVLGYRFMGEAHANALARLPMFFPDAPAVNRRVLVGRDEEALADAADRLGFESTATDWRDVVDEVDVFYNLGPNHLHAEPSIAALEAGTPVFCEKPLAPTLEGAEAMADAARTADVPAGCAFNYRFVPAIQYAKQLLEDGTLGEIHHVRGRYLQDWLVDPDAPWAWRLDEGLAGSGALGDLGSHTVDLLRFLVGDDELAGEIERVSGHLRTFVDERPVEDRDDDVETRPVTVDDAYSAQVAFENGAMGTLEASRFASGHKNDHTIEIHGSDGSLRFSLERLNELELLRDGNRGYETILVTDEDDPYVDHWWPPGHVLGWEHTFVHENYEFLTAVAGEASRDDGEAFEPSFEDGLAAQRVLTAIEDSDERGEWVDLE; encoded by the coding sequence ATGACCCTCGACGTCGGCGTACTCGGCTACCGGTTCATGGGTGAGGCACACGCGAACGCGCTCGCGCGGCTGCCGATGTTCTTCCCGGACGCCCCGGCGGTGAACCGGCGCGTGCTCGTCGGCCGGGACGAGGAGGCGCTCGCGGACGCCGCCGATCGGCTCGGGTTCGAGTCGACCGCGACCGACTGGCGCGACGTCGTCGACGAGGTCGACGTCTTCTACAACCTCGGGCCGAACCACCTCCACGCCGAGCCGTCGATCGCCGCCCTCGAGGCCGGCACGCCCGTCTTCTGTGAGAAACCCCTCGCGCCGACGCTCGAGGGTGCCGAGGCGATGGCCGACGCCGCACGGACGGCCGACGTCCCGGCCGGCTGTGCGTTCAACTATCGGTTCGTGCCGGCGATCCAGTACGCAAAGCAGCTGCTCGAGGACGGCACACTGGGCGAGATCCACCACGTCCGCGGCCGCTACTTACAGGACTGGCTGGTCGATCCCGACGCCCCGTGGGCGTGGCGACTGGACGAGGGGCTGGCCGGTTCGGGTGCGCTCGGAGATCTCGGTTCGCACACGGTCGATCTCTTGCGCTTTCTCGTCGGCGACGACGAACTCGCCGGCGAGATCGAGCGCGTCAGCGGCCACCTGCGGACGTTCGTGGACGAACGTCCAGTCGAGGACCGGGACGACGACGTCGAAACCCGACCCGTCACCGTCGACGACGCCTACAGCGCGCAGGTCGCCTTCGAAAACGGCGCGATGGGCACGCTCGAAGCCTCGCGGTTCGCGAGCGGCCACAAGAACGACCACACGATCGAGATCCACGGTTCCGACGGCAGCCTGCGGTTTTCACTCGAGCGACTGAACGAACTCGAACTCCTCCGCGACGGGAACCGCGGCTACGAGACGATTCTCGTCACCGACGAGGACGATCCGTACGTCGACCACTGGTGGCCCCCGGGACACGTCCTCGGCTGGGAGCACACGTTCGTCCACGAGAACTACGAGTTCCTGACCGCCGTCGCGGGCGAGGCGTCTCGAGACGACGGCGAGGCCTTCGAGCCGAGTTTCGAGGACGGGCTCGCGGCCCAGCGCGTTCTCACGGCGATCGAGGACAGCGACGAGCGCGGCGAGTGGGTCGACCTCGAGTGA
- a CDS encoding universal stress protein yields MHYVVATDGSAESDEAVRYATRQALDSDALLEIVHVLTPRTELVEGEIVMPGGEAAVEHGQRTLERARSLAADVATDRQEELRVETELLAGRPAEAIADHAESTAADAIYVGHRGLSSEREQVVGSVAKSVVDRATVPVTIIR; encoded by the coding sequence ATGCACTACGTCGTCGCAACCGACGGATCGGCGGAGAGTGACGAGGCGGTCCGGTACGCCACCCGCCAGGCGCTCGACAGCGACGCCCTCCTCGAGATCGTCCACGTGCTCACGCCGCGGACGGAACTGGTCGAGGGAGAGATCGTCATGCCGGGCGGCGAGGCGGCAGTCGAGCACGGCCAGCGGACGCTCGAGCGCGCCCGCTCCCTGGCGGCGGACGTCGCGACCGACCGCCAGGAGGAACTGCGCGTCGAGACGGAACTGCTCGCGGGACGACCCGCCGAGGCGATCGCTGATCACGCGGAGTCGACGGCTGCTGACGCGATCTACGTCGGCCACCGTGGCCTCTCGAGCGAGCGCGAACAGGTCGTCGGCAGCGTCGCCAAGAGCGTCGTCGACAGGGCGACGGTCCCCGTGACGATCATTCGGTGA
- a CDS encoding sugar phosphate isomerase/epimerase family protein codes for MDIGVHTPPLADESLEGALAYLADRGVDAIEPGVGGHPGDDHLPREAYLDDEDAQAELHDLLSEYDMRISALATHNNPLHPDEDVASTADTELREAIRLASQLEVNVVTCFSGLPAGGPDDAVPNWITAPWPPEHAEALAYQWEVGLEYWGDLAAHADDHGVDVAIEMHPNMLVYEPHGLVRLREETNERIGANFDPSHLYWQGISITDAVRYLGERDAIHHVHAKDTRIYEEQAREKGVLDTTPYDDEPNRSWLFRSVGYGHGERHWKDLVSTLRLVGYDDVLSIEHEDSLTSSREGLEKAIELLSRVVFAEQPGEAYWAE; via the coding sequence ATGGACATCGGCGTACACACCCCACCGCTGGCGGACGAATCGCTCGAGGGCGCGCTCGCCTACCTCGCCGACCGCGGCGTCGACGCGATCGAACCTGGCGTCGGTGGTCACCCGGGCGACGACCACTTGCCTCGCGAGGCGTACCTCGACGACGAGGATGCCCAGGCGGAACTCCACGACCTGCTCTCCGAGTACGACATGCGCATCAGCGCGCTGGCGACCCACAATAATCCGCTCCACCCCGACGAGGACGTGGCGTCGACGGCCGACACCGAACTCCGGGAGGCGATCCGGCTCGCGAGCCAGCTCGAGGTGAACGTCGTCACCTGCTTCTCCGGTCTCCCCGCGGGCGGCCCCGACGACGCGGTCCCGAACTGGATCACCGCTCCGTGGCCGCCCGAACACGCCGAGGCGCTCGCCTACCAGTGGGAGGTCGGCCTCGAGTACTGGGGGGATCTCGCCGCCCACGCCGACGACCACGGGGTCGACGTCGCCATCGAGATGCACCCGAACATGCTCGTCTACGAGCCCCACGGGCTGGTTCGTCTGCGCGAGGAGACGAACGAACGGATCGGAGCGAATTTCGACCCCTCACACCTCTACTGGCAGGGCATCTCGATCACCGACGCGGTCCGCTACCTCGGCGAGCGCGACGCCATCCACCACGTCCACGCCAAGGACACCCGCATCTACGAGGAGCAAGCCCGCGAGAAGGGCGTCCTCGATACGACCCCTTACGACGACGAACCCAACCGTTCGTGGCTCTTTCGCTCGGTTGGCTACGGCCACGGCGAACGCCACTGGAAAGATCTCGTCTCGACGCTCCGGCTGGTCGGCTACGACGACGTCCTGAGCATCGAGCACGAGGATTCGCTGACGAGCTCGCGGGAGGGGCTCGAGAAGGCGATCGAGTTGCTCTCTCGCGTCGTCTTTGCGGAACAGCCCGGCGAGGCCTACTGGGCGGAGTGA
- a CDS encoding 4Fe-4S ferredoxin N-terminal domain-containing protein, with product MIPGDDVDDETFHPMGEAWQDELEERLEETEYDTELGMEMARDAQRLVQGELTEEEFYDQYHDAVVEEFGQDDRPMAEEIEAAREEGRLSDALSTFDLDDEESRREMMKKMGAGAAFLGLGAMATKENADGDPRSAVGDPSDGVAAAQEDDEDNVQWGMAIDLAYCDGCLSCVVACQQEHNLDEGANWMYILAYEDEDRGGEPDLMVRPCQHCSDAPCEKVCPTTARHTRSKDGLVLTDYDICIGCRYCQVACPYGVNYFQWGEPDVPQGEIDPDHIYDERGQWVDSRPPRGVMGKCTFCPSRQDGMKGEDLVGTTACEVACPPQIIKFGDMNDPDSDPRQLIDEVEGPADDEPERTSVYRLLEDAGTNPNIAYVGNEPGPNAEQIPQEEARERGVETIVTYEEMGLADNRTEEVLEDRTWSIP from the coding sequence ATGATTCCCGGTGACGACGTCGACGACGAGACGTTCCACCCGATGGGTGAGGCGTGGCAGGACGAACTCGAGGAACGCCTCGAGGAGACCGAGTACGACACCGAACTCGGCATGGAGATGGCACGGGATGCCCAGCGACTCGTCCAGGGAGAACTCACGGAGGAGGAGTTCTACGATCAGTACCACGACGCCGTCGTCGAGGAGTTCGGCCAGGACGATCGCCCGATGGCCGAGGAGATCGAAGCCGCCCGGGAGGAAGGACGGCTGAGCGACGCCCTCTCGACGTTCGACCTCGACGACGAGGAGTCTCGACGCGAGATGATGAAGAAGATGGGCGCTGGCGCCGCCTTCCTCGGACTCGGCGCGATGGCGACGAAAGAGAACGCCGACGGCGATCCCCGATCGGCCGTCGGTGACCCGTCGGATGGCGTCGCCGCGGCCCAGGAGGACGACGAGGACAACGTCCAGTGGGGGATGGCGATCGACCTCGCCTACTGTGATGGGTGTCTCAGCTGCGTCGTCGCGTGTCAACAAGAACACAACCTCGACGAGGGGGCCAACTGGATGTACATCCTCGCCTACGAGGACGAGGACCGCGGTGGGGAGCCGGACCTGATGGTTCGTCCCTGTCAGCACTGTTCGGACGCGCCGTGTGAGAAGGTGTGTCCGACGACGGCCCGACACACTCGCTCGAAAGACGGCCTCGTACTCACCGACTACGACATCTGCATCGGCTGTCGGTACTGCCAGGTGGCCTGTCCGTACGGCGTCAATTACTTCCAGTGGGGCGAACCGGACGTCCCGCAGGGAGAGATCGATCCCGATCACATCTACGATGAGCGCGGACAGTGGGTCGACAGCCGCCCGCCCCGCGGCGTTATGGGCAAGTGTACGTTCTGTCCCTCTCGTCAGGACGGGATGAAAGGTGAGGACCTGGTCGGGACCACCGCCTGCGAGGTTGCCTGTCCCCCGCAGATCATCAAGTTCGGCGATATGAACGACCCCGACAGCGATCCCCGACAGCTCATTGACGAGGTCGAGGGACCGGCCGACGACGAACCCGAACGGACCTCCGTCTACCGGCTGCTCGAGGACGCCGGGACCAACCCGAACATCGCCTACGTCGGGAACGAACCGGGACCCAACGCCGAGCAGATCCCTCAGGAGGAAGCCCGGGAACGCGGCGTCGAGACCATCGTCACCTACGAGGAGATGGGGCTGGCCGACAATCGGACGGAAGAGGTACTCGAGGATCGGACGTGGTCGATTCCCTGA
- a CDS encoding creatininase family protein, with product MYLPHETWPELGEYVAEESLAVVPLGSTEQHGPHLPEGTDYLIARALARAATDRTGHLCTPPVTIGVSPHHRQFHGTMWVDAPVFRDYVENLSRNLTYHGVDRIVYVNAHGGNVVHLREVGRRLRDDGTAFACEWMWDESIPELIEDVFAQPGPHGGPKETAMIMHIARELVREEYLEAARDAGRPTFEAEEMAVNGARVTYDAIENSENGVFGDQTDATPAVGERLFDAATDQLVALLEWLDDQPFDDLLPAPHVDPQPGSGRR from the coding sequence ATGTATCTCCCCCACGAGACGTGGCCGGAACTCGGCGAGTACGTGGCCGAGGAGTCGCTCGCGGTCGTCCCGCTCGGCTCGACCGAACAACACGGACCCCACCTCCCGGAGGGGACCGACTACCTGATCGCTCGCGCGCTGGCTCGAGCGGCGACCGACCGGACGGGCCACCTCTGTACGCCGCCCGTCACGATCGGCGTCAGTCCCCACCACCGCCAGTTTCACGGGACGATGTGGGTCGACGCGCCGGTGTTCCGGGACTACGTCGAGAACCTCTCGCGGAATCTCACCTACCACGGTGTCGACCGCATTGTCTACGTCAACGCCCACGGCGGCAACGTCGTCCACCTCCGTGAGGTCGGCCGTCGCCTGCGCGACGACGGCACCGCCTTCGCCTGCGAGTGGATGTGGGACGAGTCCATCCCGGAGCTGATCGAGGACGTCTTCGCACAGCCGGGCCCCCACGGCGGACCGAAGGAGACGGCCATGATCATGCACATCGCACGGGAGCTGGTGCGCGAGGAGTACCTCGAGGCCGCCCGCGACGCCGGCCGGCCGACGTTCGAGGCCGAGGAGATGGCCGTCAACGGCGCCCGGGTCACCTACGACGCGATCGAGAACAGCGAGAACGGCGTCTTCGGCGACCAGACCGACGCGACGCCCGCCGTCGGCGAACGCCTCTTCGACGCCGCAACCGACCAGCTGGTCGCCCTGCTCGAGTGGCTCGACGACCAGCCGTTCGACGACCTGCTCCCCGCCCCGCACGTCGATCCACAGCCGGGCAGCGGTCGTCGCTGA
- a CDS encoding O-methyltransferase, whose amino-acid sequence MVTILSPEVSRFVRAVAPDSDAVLAEMDAYADEEGFPTVGPEVGAFLRLLARTTDARRIFEFGSGYGYSAYWFAEALPDDGELVLTEVDADELELAREYLTRGGYDELARYELGDALETIDRYDGPFEVVLIDHQKHRYVEAFEAIRPKVPVGGVIVADNAMTAGPIQFEQLLELVEGADPDDVNEDTRGIADYLETVRADPDFETVALPLGEGIAVSYRVRDGMS is encoded by the coding sequence ATGGTCACGATCCTGTCACCGGAGGTCTCCCGGTTCGTCCGTGCGGTCGCGCCCGATTCCGACGCGGTCCTGGCCGAGATGGACGCCTACGCCGACGAGGAGGGCTTTCCGACGGTCGGTCCCGAGGTCGGCGCGTTCTTGCGGCTGCTCGCCCGGACGACCGATGCGCGACGGATCTTCGAGTTCGGCTCGGGCTACGGCTACTCCGCCTACTGGTTCGCCGAGGCGCTGCCCGACGACGGCGAGCTCGTCCTCACCGAAGTCGACGCCGACGAACTCGAGCTCGCCCGCGAGTACCTGACCCGCGGCGGCTACGACGAGCTGGCGCGGTACGAACTCGGGGACGCCCTCGAGACGATCGACCGCTACGACGGCCCGTTCGAGGTCGTCCTGATCGACCACCAGAAACACCGCTACGTGGAGGCGTTCGAGGCGATCAGGCCGAAGGTTCCCGTCGGCGGCGTGATCGTCGCCGACAACGCCATGACTGCGGGCCCGATTCAGTTCGAACAGTTACTCGAGCTCGTCGAGGGCGCCGACCCCGACGACGTTAACGAGGACACCCGCGGCATCGCTGACTACCTCGAGACGGTGCGAGCCGATCCCGACTTCGAGACCGTCGCGCTCCCACTGGGAGAGGGAATCGCCGTGAGCTACCGGGTCCGGGACGGAATGTCGTAG
- a CDS encoding alpha/beta fold hydrolase yields the protein MAVIQCNGADLYYEDFGEGQPIVFLHGVLHGLRFFEPQLAGLSDEYRAIAFDCRGHGRSEKTELGHTVPQYARDLHAFLEQRGLGDVVLVGWSMGAFVSWDYVDQFGTDRIRGLVDVDIEATRFKWNDYDYGLARLEDVQSLLELAQTDQQGLIDQATEQVFADPTAEMRALQYDEISRTPPPIQSAILFDTHTRDYRSVLPKIDVPMLVCAGAAETRGSVDAVRHVAELVPEARVELFNESGHAPPFEEPERFNQVVSQFVDSL from the coding sequence ATGGCCGTCATCCAATGTAATGGAGCCGACCTCTATTACGAAGACTTCGGAGAGGGGCAACCGATTGTGTTTCTCCACGGCGTATTACATGGGCTCCGGTTCTTCGAACCGCAGCTGGCCGGGCTCTCGGACGAGTATCGGGCAATCGCGTTTGATTGTCGAGGACACGGCCGGTCAGAGAAGACAGAGCTCGGCCACACGGTCCCCCAATATGCTCGGGATCTCCACGCGTTCCTCGAGCAGCGTGGCCTTGGGGACGTAGTTCTGGTCGGCTGGTCGATGGGCGCGTTTGTCTCGTGGGATTACGTGGACCAGTTCGGTACTGACCGAATTCGCGGATTGGTTGATGTTGATATTGAGGCGACCCGGTTCAAATGGAACGATTACGACTACGGGCTCGCTCGACTGGAGGACGTACAGAGCCTGCTTGAACTGGCTCAGACAGACCAGCAAGGTCTCATCGATCAGGCCACGGAGCAGGTTTTCGCCGACCCAACTGCCGAGATGAGAGCCTTACAGTACGACGAAATCTCCCGGACGCCACCACCGATTCAAAGCGCAATCCTGTTCGATACGCACACACGAGACTACCGGTCTGTCCTCCCTAAAATCGACGTTCCGATGCTGGTCTGTGCTGGTGCCGCCGAAACAAGAGGCTCCGTTGACGCCGTTCGGCACGTCGCCGAACTCGTTCCCGAGGCGAGGGTGGAACTGTTCAATGAGAGCGGCCACGCTCCGCCGTTCGAAGAACCTGAGCGGTTCAATCAGGTCGTGAGCCAGTTCGTTGATTCGCTGTGA
- a CDS encoding dCTP deaminase encodes MGPLAERVDNLVYEPVQVHEHGVDLTVSAVYEVAGPGRIDFGGDELEDADLEPISTTHRESDDEYGWWELAGGQYVLQYNEFVVDGEEPLALQPRNELLARGGSHPSLLVMGHLPLVPLSVAGGGLELKENARISTLVPAAPAVDG; translated from the coding sequence ATGGGACCTCTCGCAGAACGCGTCGACAACCTGGTGTACGAGCCCGTACAGGTGCACGAACACGGCGTCGACCTCACCGTGAGCGCGGTGTACGAGGTCGCCGGCCCCGGACGCATCGACTTCGGGGGCGACGAACTCGAGGACGCCGACCTCGAGCCCATCTCGACGACCCACCGCGAGTCGGACGACGAGTACGGCTGGTGGGAGCTCGCGGGCGGCCAGTACGTCCTCCAGTACAACGAGTTCGTCGTCGACGGCGAGGAGCCGCTGGCGCTCCAGCCGCGAAACGAGTTGCTCGCCCGCGGCGGCTCACACCCCTCGCTGCTGGTGATGGGCCACCTGCCGCTGGTGCCGCTGTCGGTCGCCGGCGGCGGGCTCGAGCTCAAGGAGAACGCCCGCATCTCGACGCTGGTGCCGGCAGCGCCCGCGGTGGACGGCTGA
- a CDS encoding competence/damage-inducible protein A — protein sequence MTTAGILNVGNELLAGEIANGNGMWLAERLTASGVAVREIRVVSDDGPAIERAVSGFADRFDHVVVTGGLGSTPDDVTLEAVANALERPLEVDPAARADIERTVREIERRLPEFDYDVDRSARYPVGSRPIPNEEGIVPGCVVENVYVFPGVPEEMKVVFERVEDEFVGDVRSRSVYSSVPESNLNPLLVELQERFDVGVGCYPGEKRKRITVTATDPERLEAAHEWLSSRPEVED from the coding sequence ATGACGACCGCGGGAATTCTCAACGTCGGTAACGAGCTGCTCGCCGGGGAGATCGCCAACGGGAACGGGATGTGGCTGGCCGAACGGCTGACCGCGAGCGGCGTCGCCGTCCGCGAAATCCGGGTCGTCTCCGACGACGGGCCGGCCATCGAACGCGCCGTGTCGGGGTTCGCCGACCGGTTCGACCACGTCGTCGTCACTGGCGGGCTGGGCTCGACTCCCGACGACGTCACGCTCGAGGCGGTCGCGAACGCGCTCGAGCGGCCGCTCGAGGTCGACCCGGCGGCTCGGGCGGACATCGAGCGGACCGTCCGCGAGATCGAACGCCGGCTCCCGGAGTTCGACTACGACGTCGACCGGTCGGCGCGGTATCCGGTGGGCTCACGGCCGATCCCGAACGAGGAAGGCATCGTTCCCGGCTGTGTCGTCGAGAACGTCTACGTGTTCCCGGGGGTTCCCGAGGAGATGAAGGTAGTTTTCGAGCGCGTCGAAGACGAGTTCGTCGGCGACGTCCGGTCGCGAAGCGTCTACTCGAGCGTTCCCGAGAGCAACCTCAATCCCCTGCTGGTCGAGCTCCAGGAGCGATTCGACGTCGGCGTCGGCTGCTATCCCGGCGAGAAACGAAAGCGGATCACCGTGACCGCGACCGACCCGGAGCGACTCGAGGCGGCCCACGAGTGGCTGTCGAGCCGTCCCGAAGTCGAGGACTGA
- a CDS encoding HalOD1 output domain-containing protein, with the protein METQYTVQYDRLDDEPLSVAVATAVATFSGIDVTELEPLHYAINADALERLFEPHADGLRSGGSVTFEYNNCLVTVTADGAITVESADRA; encoded by the coding sequence ATGGAAACGCAGTATACTGTACAGTACGATCGACTCGACGACGAACCCCTGAGCGTCGCCGTCGCAACCGCCGTCGCGACGTTTTCCGGGATCGACGTTACCGAACTCGAGCCGCTTCACTACGCGATCAACGCCGACGCCCTCGAGCGACTCTTCGAACCCCACGCGGACGGGCTTCGATCGGGGGGGTCAGTGACGTTCGAGTACAATAACTGTCTGGTGACGGTGACCGCCGACGGCGCAATCACCGTCGAATCGGCTGACCGAGCCTGA